The Opisthocomus hoazin isolate bOpiHoa1 chromosome 25, bOpiHoa1.hap1, whole genome shotgun sequence genome contains the following window.
agggtcacccagagcagctgcacagcaccgcggccaggcggggctggaatatctccagagaaggagactccacagcctccctgggcagcctgggccagggctccgtcaccctcagagggaagaagttcttcctcatcttcagctggagcttcctctgcttcagtttgtgcccgttgccccttgtcctgtcgctgggcaccactggaaagagtctggccccgtcctcctgacccccaccctgcagatatttatcagcatttctaaggtcccctctcagccttctcttctccaggctgaacaagcccagctccctcagcctctcctcgtagcagagatgctccagtcccctcatcatcctcgcagccctccgctggactctctccagcagctcctcatctttcttgaagtggggagcccagcactggacacagcactgcagatggggtctcatcagggcagagcagaggggaaggagaacctccttgacctgctggccacactcctcttggtgcaccccaggatcccattggccttcttggcacccagggcacacagAGTGCTGCTGCACCTCTTATCTCTCGGtaccagctctcccagcagcgcCGTGGGTTGTGATGCCCTCCAGTTCCTCCCTCTGCACCAAATGACCTAAACCAGTTGCAAAACCAAACCTGCAAACTCCATTTAGCGTTCCCATTCCTTCCACTGATGCAAACTGATGCAGTTTGTGTCAGAATCGCACGGGGGTCTGCTGGGAAGTCTGGTCTGGGACGCAGATACCAGGCTGTAACAGGTCCAGTACGGAGGGGCTGGCTAAAaacctttcagcagcagcagcacccacagaAATTCCTGGGGTGCCTGCCCGGGTGTGACGATGGACCTGACCTGGTGCCGGTCCATTCCCGGAGAGGATGCcggaatcacctccctctccccacaTCACCCCACGTGTCCTCCCTTGGCCTGAGCGGTGGGTTTCATGTCCCCGTTTGCCCCCCTGAGCAGAAGACCGACGCTGCTTTTGGCCCATCAGCTGGGTTTCGCCAGGAACCGTGGCTCCGTTTTACAGCCGTGCTAGCGCTGCCGACACCCCAGCCTGCGCAGATTCCTCCTTTCTGGGATGGATCCCCTCAACTAAATAGTTTCATTCTTCTCCCCTTGAAGGCTATTTCCTGCATCAAAGCTTTTGGGGAGCTTTTGGGATGGCTGTGGCATGGAAAACCCCTCCTTGAGGCCACTGTGGCCTGTCTCCTTCCATCAACTTGATTTCTTCAGGACTTTTCTCGAGGTCTCCTGGGCCTGTGGGGATGCTTTGTTAATCCCACTCCCTGCCATGACGTCTCATCCCTGTTAAGTGGCAAAATGAAATCCTGCAGCGACGCGATCAGAGGGAAGAGGCCGCGCCGGGGCTCTTTGTCAGGGTCTCCTGCGTGGTGGCATGCCGGCGAggggggcagccgggctgggtTCGCTGGCGCTTTTCCCAATTCCCTTTCATCTCCGTTGTCTTCCTCGTGTGGAAGCAGCAATAAGGCTTTTTGCTGGCTGGGCACATGGGATGAGTGCCACAGCTGAGCAGTTTGGGGCTATTTGTCCCCTCCTTTTGGCCCAAAGCACTTGAATTGGATGAGCTGGTGGTAGGTGCCGGAGCCTTGGGTTGCCTCTGGCCgagaggggaaggaggggtggcTGTTTTAGGGCTTCTCTTACAATGGAAACATCTCTAACGCAGAGGAGACTGAAAGGCAGTGCAACATCAACTACTTTTTGTTGAAATGTTCTCTCTTGCtgagttccccccaccccccctgcttTTAGTGTTGGTTTTGGAAGGATGCGCCGTGTTTTTAACCTGCGAGATGCTCTGCTCCTGGGGAAGAGCCTGGAAGCAGCAGGGGTCTGAGTTTCTGCCGGAACCACCCCAGCATTCTTGCTGCTGCGCTTTTGGGCAGAAATCGGTCGGGACCGGTTGGGGTTGGGGCGAGGGCTCTCCCAGCACAGGGCTGGTGAGGAGGGCTGCCCGCTATTTGTGTTGTACGAGCAACTTGGCTTTCCTGGAGGAGCCTCAGAGAGCTGGAGGTGGGATAAAGGGGATGTTTccagccttgctgggtgctgtggTTTTGATCTTCAGGTGTTAGGCGTAAAATCTGCTTTAACCTTCTGGTAACAGAAATGGTCAGGCAAAGGAGGGGGTTCAATTTTTGGCATTTTTAGCCACAGATCTGTTCCTTGATGCGTTTGGTGATGCTCATTTCTATGACTACAGCGGTCAGGGTGGACTGAAGGGAGCCACAGGCCCCTATAGCCCGGAAAGATGATGCGCTGTCAGGAGCACGTGCTGATTTAGCACTTCTCTTTCTTTGCACTTCCAGCAAATCCAATTTGCAGATGACATGCAGGAGTTCAGCAAGTTCCCAACCAAGACGGGCCGTCGGTCCTTGTCCCGCTCCATCTCGCAGTCTTCCACCGACAGCTACAGCTCCGGTAGGTGCTGGGCTCCTTGCCTGTGCCTGGTCCTCTCCCAAACCCAGCGCTGGGCTGTGGATGCGCTGCTCACACCGCGCATCAGGATGCTCCGTGCTGCTGTGTGGTACTCGGACGTGGAGGGGATCGTTCTGGGGGTTCCTGAAGCTCAGGCATTGATTACCCGTTGATAACTCCGGTAGTTCTGGGTTGTTTCAGGGAGCAAGTGTGCAAAATTCCTCTTGGACATTGGTTTTCCTTATGAGACTTGTAGTTTGAGCCAGgagggtgtgtgtgtgaaagCTGGGAAGCAAAACGGAGCAGAAACCTGAAGGGTAGGAGGTCCTGGGGTAACGTGCATTCCTCTCCTGGCTTTAGCTGCCTCCTACACGGACAGCTCTGACGACGAGGTGTCCCCGCGAGAGAAGCAACAAACCAACTCCAAAGGCAGCAGCAACTTCTGTGTGAAGAACATCAAGCAGGCAGAGTTTGGGCGCCGGGAGATCGAGATCGCTGAACAAGGTAAAAGCGGGGCGTGGGGCTCGTGGGGCTCGCGGCCGGGTGCCGTGCTCTCTGGAGACCAGAGCTGGGCCGTGGCGATTCCACGGCTCATGCCACAGCTTCGGCTGCGCTGCCTTTCCCCCTTGAATCAGCAGACTATGTGGGGAAGAGCTAGACGTGACAGCAAACGTCAGGGATGCATGGCATGCATTTTCTAACGACAGCAGGGCTCTTGCAGGGTTTAATGTTCTGGTGGCTTTGGAGGAGAAACCTCAGTGGGCAAGGATCTTGCGACGCCTTCGGAGACGTGAAAGCTGACAGTCCCAACCCCTCCCCTGGGGCTTGCGGGAAGCAGAGTTACTATTTCCAGTGGGGTGATTGGGTAACTTTGCTTTCGGGCTCCTTTTACACAGAGGCTGCCAAAGCTGTAGAAGGGGAAGATAATCCAGGCACGTTTAGAGCAGCTCTTCTGAGACGTGGCAGCACTGTTTGCGTCTTTCGGTGCTTCTCCATGGTGGTGTTCTGGCTGCAGGGCCGGTGGCTGTCCTTAGCTGGGGCACACCAGATGCCTTCTTTGGGCAGTGCTGGTCCCAGACCTCTCTCGTTCCATGGTCAAGTGACAAATGACACTAGTGTTTTGCTCCCATTTTGGACAGACCTGCCGGGGTAGTGATGAGGAGTTTTCTCCCCGGGAGTTTTCTCCCTGGCTGTGTAACGACTAGAACAAAAACTGTGGGGCTGGACGTAGCCTGGGAGACCCCAGAAAGGAGAACAGGTCTGGCAGAGAGGGGCCTCTCTGGACCAAGCCATCATTCAAACCCCTCTCTTCCTTTTTGCAGACATGTCTGCTCTGATTTCACTCAGGAAACGCGCTCAAGGGGAGAAGCCTTTGGCTGGAGCTAAAATCGTGGGCTGTACCCACATCACAGCGCAGACTGCGGTGAGTGGCTGCCTGTTTGGGGTGTCGGGGGTGCGAGAGACCCGTTTTACCCCCGGGAAGAAAGTCTCTTAAGACCTGGAAACATCTTGGAAATGTTCTGCTGCCCGCGTTTCTCCAGGGCAGTGTGTGCTGGAGCCGGTCTCTGGTCGCTGCTCGTGTCACAGGGCCGTGCCCGGAGCCCCGCGCTGTCGTGCCTGTGCCCGTGGCCGCTCACCCCGCTGTCTCGCAGGTGCTGATCGAGacgctgtgcgcgctgggagcgCAGTGCCGCTGGTCTGCCTGTAACATCTATTCCACCCAGAACGAAGTGGCGGCTGCCTTGGCAGAAGCTGGTGAGTGCAGCCGAGGCCGGGGAcgcagagccctgccagcccctcctgGCCCTGCGGCCTCGTCCCAGCTGCCTGGTTTGGGGGATGGTTCGGACCGAATATCTTTTAGGGACAGATAAGCAGATCTGATCCCTTTGTGGGCTGCGGTTTGATCTCTGCGTGGTCCTTTGGCCCTCCTGTCTGTGGCTTTTCTGAGTTGGCCAAGCAGGAGAGAGCTCTGCCAAACTCAGCAGATGCCAAGGGTGCTCCTCTTCTTCTAGGTGTTGCCGTGTTTGCCTGGAAGGGGGAGTCGGAGGATGACTTCTGGTGGTGCATTGACCGCTGTGTTAACGTAGATGGCTGGCAGGCCAACATGGTAATGAGCCTTGTtccagcccttcctcctcctccgtggAGCGGTCACTGGGTGCTCCTCACCCTTCCTTCCCTGGGGCTGTtcctgggaggctgctggggctgcctgggcATCTGCTGGCGTTGCAAAGGCCTCTGAGCCCCCGTTAAAGCGGGGGTGCCGGGGAACGGCAGCCAGCGCTGGGCTGAAGGCCACCGTGGGCGTTGTGGGAGCTGCAGAGACCGTGTCCCGAGCTGGTACAGCCCGGTGGCATGGGAGcagctcctgccagagctgccaaCGAGTCGAGAAACCATGGGACCTCTTCTCCCCCAGGGTCAGCCCTACGGGAGCTGCCCCAGCCGCTCCTCTCCCGACACAGATCCCGTCCACCCTCTCCCAAAGAGAGAGGGGTCTCTGCAGGGGATCTTTCTTTTGCTGAAAGCAGATGATGCCTCTCACTGCCTTGATGCATGGTCTGTGATCACTGATGATGCGATAGCATGTGCTAGTGGGCCGTGACGGCTCCCGCAGCCTTTCCTCTCAACTGTTTGCTTTCAGGGCATGAATGTTGCGGCGTCCTTCTGATCTCAGCATCTTTAGTTAGTGCTGCCTGTGGTCGCGTTTCCAGGCTGCAGAGCAATAGCAGGGGCAGAAAACCTGGTTAGGATCCATCAGCTCCAACGCAGGGGTAAGAAATCCTCTGTGTTTTGGAGGAGTCCCCGAGCTGCTGGCAACGAGGGGAACCCAGGAGTCCTGGCCCCAAGACCTCTGCCCAAACAGCCCTCCATCCATGCCTGAAGATGCTCTCCATCTCTTTTTCCCCGTCTTGTCCCCAGCAAGTGCTTTTCCCAGTGGAAGGCCTGACTGCTCCATGCTCTTCTCTTGCCTGTTCTCTAGATCCTGGATGACGGCGGGGACCTGACCCATTGGGTTTATAAGAAATACCCCAACGTATTCAAGAAGATCCGAGGGATTGTGGAGGAGAGTGTGACTGGTGTGCACAGGTAGGAGGTTTGGGAAGGCTGATCTGGAGATCTTCTGCTGCgttgctgctctctgctctgaccTGCCTCTGTCCTCTTCCAGGCTGTACCAGCTCTCCAAGGCCGGGAAGCTGTGTGTCCCAGCCATGAACGTGAATGACTCTGTCACCAAACAGAAATTTGATAACCTGTATTGCTGCCGGGAATCCATCCTGGACGGGTGAGTCCAACCCTTCTCCCCATCCGCGCTGTCCCTCTCGCACCGGTGGGTTTGGCTCCGGCTCCTCTTGAGCCGAGATGGGGCTCTGCGCTGTTTTGCCCTTGCTGTGTGCTTGCAGGacctggttttgggggctctcgCAGCGGAGTGCTGCCCTGTGCCGTCAGCAGTGTGCGCTTGACTAATCCCAACACAGGTctctctgtcccccagcctgAAGAGGACCACGGACGTGATGTTCGGAGGGAAGCAGGTGGTGGTTTGTGGTTATGGGGAGGTGAGTTTCGTAAGCGGCAGTCGGTGGAGCTGTGAGTCAGCCTGCCCCCGAGCCATCCTTCCCCTGAGCTCCACGGCCTGCTTCTTCCCTGTGCAAAGACCACTTGCCCTTGATATAGGGGTAGAGCAAACCTGGTGAGCGATTACCAGGGAGATCTGGCTAGAACCTGCTGGGAGGCTGGAGAGCAAGCATCAGATTTCCCAGTTTGCCTGCAGATTAGCTGGGCTGCAAATACGACGGTTGCTGTGAACGCTGGCCTGAATTATAACTACCCATGGGTGCTCCCATCTGCTGTCCTGGACTGAGTTCAGCATCCAGCCCGGCTGTCACCAAGCCTGTGACAGAGGAGGCGGAGGGGCAGGCTGCATCTCGCTGGTGGATAATGTTCTGGCACAGGGGACTCGTATCACGAACTTGTAAACGGTTCTGCCCTGGAAGAGCGCAGAGCCGGGAGCTGACACCTTCCCTCCATCTGTGCGCTGTCTGCGTGGGTGTTTGTCTTCCCGCGCTGCGAAGGGCCTGGCAGTAGCTGCAGATGCTCTTCCCGGCAGGAACATGCTTACTAATTTATTTAGACACCAgtggagcccagctctgctcgaCCAAGAGGCTGCGCTGGCTCTCGCCCAGGCGCTCCGGGGTGGCCTCTGATTCTCCAGCCGTGAGTTGTGCCGGGAGTTCTAGTCTCCAGGGCCTGTCCCAGGCTTTACTGGGCAGCTTCAAAACAAGGGAGTCCTTTCACCCTCACTAGTTTCCCCTTTGGATGAGGGTTGGAGTCCCAGTTTGCCTTGCCTGGCTGTTTTCAGTAGACCTAAGGTCGGAGCTGGGCGATAAGTGAGGGTTGTCTCTGGAGGTGTTTCTTGCCTGGCAGCATCTCTTGCTGATTGGAAAATGGGGCTGAGCATGGGTACGGGTGCAGATTAGCCAGGTGTTGGTGTGGGTAAGTGGTGTGGAGAGCCGGATTTCACTTTAATTTTGTAGTGAGGAGAGGGCTGGAGTCAGAGATGCTGTTACAGGAGCTCTGCTCTCCCCCATGCTGGTGCGGGGAGCGTGGGATGGACGATCTGTCCCCCGATCAGTGCAGGACAGCTCTGAATGCCAAAGAAACCCTTTGGCCTAAAGGCAAGCGGGGGAAGCGCATGCTCATCCAGACTGGCTTTAATCTCCTGCTGGAGGAGAGCTCAGAAGGGTTCCTGGCAGCTGGTGGCCGTGCTGGAGGGCTGGTGGCCTtggagggggagctgggcttgtggcAGAAGTGCCGCTCGCCAGGTACATCGCTGCGCTGCTCCTGGCGTCGGGCAGATGGCCGGGATGAGCATCTCCCAGGCTGGGACGCGCTCGGGCTGTTGTAAGGAAGGGGTTGTACCACTCGCAGCTTCACGCTGACGCTTTGCCTCGGCAGGTCGGCAAGGGATGCTGCGCCGCTCTGAAAGCCCTGGGAGCCATCGTCTACGTCACGGAGATCGACCCCATCTGCGCTCTCCAAGCCTGGTAAGATGTTACGTGCTGCTTGCGAGCATCTCTTCATCTGCTCTCTGGCCTCTAAACCCTGATGGAGGCTGAAACAGAGCCAGGAGGATCTGTGGCTCATCTCAGAGAATATACATCTTACTGGGTGTGATGGCGAAGGGCTGGGGCAGCTTTCGGGGCTGGGTCAGTGGTGGGGTaccaggcagtaggcacctgccCCGGCTGGCTTGGGAAGGCTGCTCGAGGGTTCCTGCAGGGCTGGCTGAACGCTCCACACGTCCCCTGGCTCCTCCAACATTTGAGAGAGCAGGTTTGACGCCGCGTCCTTCGCACAGCCCTTCCTCATGCATCTGGCATCCCTGGGGGTGTGGAGGCATAGCCTGGCTGCTGTGTGACCAGTTCGGAGCTGCTGCAGCAATACAGCCCGCAGATCCCTCCTGGCTTGGGGCCGAGAGGGAACAGGCTTCCCCTCCTCATCGTGgtccctctcccccttttttgcCAGCATGGACGGATTTCGGGTGGTGAAGCTGAGCGAAGTAATCCGTCAGGTGGATGTCGTCATCACCTGCACAGGTAGGGATGGAGGAGGTCGTGGGTGAGCCGTGGAGCAGGCTGAGAAGGAGCAGTCGTTCCCAAGCGGGTGTCTCGAGGgctctgggggagctgggggtggagGACGCCTCGCTGCCACATGCTGCGAGTTTTACAAGAGCAGTAGCTGTGCTCTGGCAAGagcttttcctcctcccccccgccgtCTGCTCTTTGGCCACAGTCCTCCTCAGCCCCTGGGAGGAGGGACATCACAGCCATGTGTCCCAAGACGTTTTGGGGTCTCCCAGAGCCTGGTTGATTGGTGGGACCAAAGATCAGCACTCATCCCACGTGTTTCTCTGTTGTCACAGCCAGGAGGGCTCTCATCCTGGTGGAAGTTCATCTGGTGTTGCCCCAGGCAGAGCTTGTCTGACTCAAGTGCAGGGAAGGAGAATCAGAGGGTTTGTATTTCGACTGCCTTGGGTTCATCTGTGCCCTCTCTGCCTGCAGGAAACAAGAACGTGGTGACCAGAGAGCACCTGGATCGGATGAAGAACAGCTGCATCGTGTGCAACATGGGCCACTCCAACACCGAGATCGATGTGGTGAGTGCCCGCGGCCTCGGCGGCTGCGTCCGCCCCGCCATCCTCCCGCCGTGACTCcagcctcttcctcctgctcttgcAGACCAGCCTCCGGACCCCGGAGCTGACCTGGGAGCGGGTCCGCTCCCAAGTGGACCACATCATCTGGCCGGATGGGAAGCGGGTGGTGCTGCTGGCCGAGGTGCGCTGGGAGCTGTGCCGCGATGTTGCTTTGGGCCTCTGTCAGGAAATCGCTGCGTGCCAGAGTTTGTAACAGAGATTTAACGGGTGGAAAGGTGCTGGGACACTTCATACCTAGGAGGAGGTTCAGAGTTCAGGGTTTCTGGATttgtttcctcttcttcctttgctgGAGGCAGGGGAGGTGTCACGCCCCACATGCAGTCACAGAGGTGCTGTCTGGCTCCGTTCTTTGAGCCGGGAGCCATCCCCATCAGCCAAGCGCCGTCTGCTTCTGGCTTTGGCAGGGTTTCCCATGCAGCAAACCGGCTGGGTGTCTCCTCTTCCCACCTGAGctctccaggcagcagcaggaactGGCTCTGGGGACCACAGAATCTCCTTGCCTTAAAGCTAAGGGTTAGGGTGGAAGCTGAGGCAGGGTTTGGATGGTCTGGTTGCGTAGGTGGCCCTTGAATCGCTGCACTGTAGTTGCCCCCTGCCCCAGGGAGGGGCAGAAGTGAATCCTATCTTGAGCCTGGATTCGATTTGGCTTTGGGAGCAAGTTCGGCTCTCTGCAGACTCCTCCTGCTGTCTCCTAGGGCCGTCTTCTCAACCTGAGCTGCTCCACGGTTCCCACCTTCGTTCTCTCCATCACGGCCACCACTCAGGTCCGTATGCTGCCGGGCTGGGGCgcgaggggtggggggtgccGTGGGGGCCTTGCATGAGCCTCGGGGTGGGGACGGTTTGGGAGAAGCTGGGAACACACAGCTGGATGGGTCCTTGGGATGGCACCAGTGCCAGAGATACCGTAGCCACCAGCTCTTGGCTGGGATGCCGTTAATGATGGCGTGAACTTCCTGCTGTGGTTACAGCTGGGGGAGAGCTTTTAGAAGATCCAGGCTTCATGGCTGAGCTCCTGCTGTGCTGTAAGAGCTCCCCTAGCACAGGTTCAAGCTTACTCAcagcagggttttgttttgtctttggaCTCCTTGATTTCtacagcacaaaaaaaccccccgaAAAACCCTGGGATGAGTTTTGGGGATCTGGAGGTCAGTGGTTAAAACGCTCCCCGGCATCAGTGCCGGCTCAGCTGGGCGGACGCAGCTCGTATCTGGCGCCGTTTGTCGTGCCTCTGCCTTTCCAAAGAAAACGATCATTAAATTTGGCCGCGATCTGCGGTCGGTGCTGGCCGTGCGAGCAGCCGAGGCCGGCGCGGCCTTCGCTCGGTGAGCGATGGGAGAAACCCGCTGGGCTGGAGACCCGGAGGGGCCGGTGGTGGGGAGGACAGCCACGCTGACG
Protein-coding sequences here:
- the AHCYL1 gene encoding S-adenosylhomocysteine hydrolase-like protein 1 isoform X1 produces the protein MSVPEPGGEEVKQAKEVEDAEKYSFMATVTKAPKKQIQFADDMQEFSKFPTKTGRRSLSRSISQSSTDSYSSAASYTDSSDDEVSPREKQQTNSKGSSNFCVKNIKQAEFGRREIEIAEQDMSALISLRKRAQGEKPLAGAKIVGCTHITAQTAVLIETLCALGAQCRWSACNIYSTQNEVAAALAEAGVAVFAWKGESEDDFWWCIDRCVNVDGWQANMILDDGGDLTHWVYKKYPNVFKKIRGIVEESVTGVHRLYQLSKAGKLCVPAMNVNDSVTKQKFDNLYCCRESILDGLKRTTDVMFGGKQVVVCGYGEVGKGCCAALKALGAIVYVTEIDPICALQACMDGFRVVKLSEVIRQVDVVITCTGNKNVVTREHLDRMKNSCIVCNMGHSNTEIDVTSLRTPELTWERVRSQVDHIIWPDGKRVVLLAEGRLLNLSCSTVPTFVLSITATTQALALIELYNAPEGRYKQDVYLLPKKMDEYVASLHLPSFDAHLTELTDDQAKYLGLNKNGPFKPNYYRY
- the AHCYL1 gene encoding S-adenosylhomocysteine hydrolase-like protein 1 isoform X2, with protein sequence MQEFSKFPTKTGRRSLSRSISQSSTDSYSSAASYTDSSDDEVSPREKQQTNSKGSSNFCVKNIKQAEFGRREIEIAEQDMSALISLRKRAQGEKPLAGAKIVGCTHITAQTAVLIETLCALGAQCRWSACNIYSTQNEVAAALAEAGVAVFAWKGESEDDFWWCIDRCVNVDGWQANMILDDGGDLTHWVYKKYPNVFKKIRGIVEESVTGVHRLYQLSKAGKLCVPAMNVNDSVTKQKFDNLYCCRESILDGLKRTTDVMFGGKQVVVCGYGEVGKGCCAALKALGAIVYVTEIDPICALQACMDGFRVVKLSEVIRQVDVVITCTGNKNVVTREHLDRMKNSCIVCNMGHSNTEIDVTSLRTPELTWERVRSQVDHIIWPDGKRVVLLAEGRLLNLSCSTVPTFVLSITATTQALALIELYNAPEGRYKQDVYLLPKKMDEYVASLHLPSFDAHLTELTDDQAKYLGLNKNGPFKPNYYRY